From the Croceicoccus marinus genome, the window GCCTCATGCTACCCGCTGATCACGATCGGGCTCGCTTTCGCCCCGCATCTGACCTTCGCAAGTCTTCGCGCCGTTACGGCAGGGTCGGCGCTGCTTCTGGTCGCGCTTTGCCTGCGCAAACCCTTCCCGAAAGACAGGGCGGAGTGGGGGTGGATCGCTCTTGCAGGATTTGGCATGACCGGATTCGGTTACTTCGGGATGTTCCATGCAGCCGAATTTGTCGCTCCCGGCCTGGCAACCGTCGTGGCCAATACCCAACCCATCTTCGCAGCGGTACTCGCCTACGGCCTGATCGGGGAACGCCTTGCGTTGCGCGGATGGACCGGCCTGCTGATCGGCTTTCTAGGCGTCGTTATCGTCGCCGCCCCCCAGGTCTTTGCCGGCAACGAGCGCTCAACCGGACTTGGCGTGATGTACGTGCTTCTGGCCGCGCTCGGTGTTGCCGCTGGCAATGTCGCAATCAAGCAACTTGCCAACCGGGTCGACGCGGCGATGGCGATGGGCCTTCAATTGCTTATCGGCGCCATTCCGCTGATGATAATCGCCCTGCTGACCGAACATCCACGTGCTGTCGTCTGGTCGCCGGGCTTCATAGTTTCCCTCGTAGGCCTTGCACTTCCAGGGACAGCACTCGCCTTCTGGCTGTGGCAAACGACTCTGCGCTCGATGCCTCTTTCAAAAGCGAACGTGTTCAGTTTTCTCGTGCCGTTTCTGGGCATTACGATCGGAGCCCTTTTCTTCGCCGAGCCGCTCACTCTCATGGTGATGATCGGCGTGGTCCTCGCCGGCATAGGCGTCTATCTCGGAACGAAAGCCGAGCCCGATAGAGGCCCGGTTCGTGATCAGGGTTCCGCATGCCGATCCAAGTGAAGTGGCTGGCAAGATCGGTAATAGGGCTCTGCGCTGCTCAATTTGGCTTATTCAACGTGACGACACCCAGAGGCCCTCAGTCACCTTGCTGCCTGGATAGGCAACGAGCAGTTCGCCATTGTAGTCGAGGGAATGCTGCTCATCGGCCAGCCATGTCTGGCCCGGCTCCACAGGGGCAGTACCTATACGTCCGTGTCCTGAAAGCGGTACAATCCATGCCGCTGTGCCGGGCGCGAGTGTACCGGCGCGAGCTCCGCTCCATTGCTCGACCACGAATTTATGCCCTTCGGCGACTATCCGGCGAGCATCGGCAAGAACGTACGGTTGTGTTGGAGCCTGCCAGGGTCCAGGGCGTGCCACGCGCAGCGCTGCTTCCAAATGGAGGACGCGCGGACGGCCATAATCGTACATCCTGTAGGTGAGATCGACATTTTGCTGGATCTCGATGAGGGTAATTCCCGCACCGATCGCGTGGATGGTTCCTGCGGGCAGATAGTAGACGTCGCCCGGGCTCACCTCGCGCCAATCAAGCATCGTCTCTATAGTTCCATCGAGCGCTGCGAGGCGCAGGGTGTCGATGGCGACAACTGCCTTCAGCCCCAAGCCGATCTGCGCACCCGGCTCAGCCTTCAGGATCATCCAGCATTCGTCTTTGCCCCTCGGATGTCCGAGCGCTCGCGCTCCGGCATCGTCTGGATGGACCTGGACAGAGAGCCGCTCGCTCGTGAACAGGTATTTGACAAGAAGGACGCCTGAGCGGTGGTTGGGTTCTTCGAACCAGATTTCACCGATCGGATCGTCGCCGCTTGCTGCCTGCGCAAATCCGAAGCCAGGCTGACGGCGACCCCAGACTTTGGCCACCGCGCGGGGAACGAGCTGGACAGGGGTCATAGTCGCCGCCTCCTTCGATTAGCCCTTGCTTGAGGGGCTGGTAAGGAAAAACCATGTGCATATGGCGGGGTCCGTACGCCGATCATATCAGTGCGCGAGAATCAGCGGAACGGGGCTCGTCGTGATAAGATCCTGGGTGACGCCGCCCAGAACAGTTTCGCGGAGTCGCGAATGGCCATAGGCACCGAACACGATATATTCTGCTTCGAGGCTTGCCGCGGCCGCAATGAGCGCATTGGCCACGGTATCTCCGTCGAGCGACCAGTCATGTCTTTCGGCGGTGACACCATATCGCGTCAGGTAATTGCTGAGGGCGTCCAAAGAAGGTTTCTTCCCCTTCTCACTGACACTTACGATATGCAATTTGGGTGCGGCGCGCAGAAGCGAACGGCTCTGCCGAATGGCGTTGGCAGCCTCTGGGGAGCCATTCCAGGCGATCATGGCAGCATTGCTGTTGGTAAAGCGCTGCCCGGCAGTCGGCACGAGTAGTACGGGCGATTGAACATGGAGCGCCACGTCGGCGGCGAGTGGCGCCCTGCGCGGGAGCATCGTTTCCTTCTCTTC encodes:
- a CDS encoding DMT family transporter, with product MQCPEHRPVDDALIPPRLSAILVMVLWASCYPLITIGLAFAPHLTFASLRAVTAGSALLLVALCLRKPFPKDRAEWGWIALAGFGMTGFGYFGMFHAAEFVAPGLATVVANTQPIFAAVLAYGLIGERLALRGWTGLLIGFLGVVIVAAPQVFAGNERSTGLGVMYVLLAALGVAAGNVAIKQLANRVDAAMAMGLQLLIGAIPLMIIALLTEHPRAVVWSPGFIVSLVGLALPGTALAFWLWQTTLRSMPLSKANVFSFLVPFLGITIGALFFAEPLTLMVMIGVVLAGIGVYLGTKAEPDRGPVRDQGSACRSK
- a CDS encoding class I mannose-6-phosphate isomerase, which produces MTPVQLVPRAVAKVWGRRQPGFGFAQAASGDDPIGEIWFEEPNHRSGVLLVKYLFTSERLSVQVHPDDAGARALGHPRGKDECWMILKAEPGAQIGLGLKAVVAIDTLRLAALDGTIETMLDWREVSPGDVYYLPAGTIHAIGAGITLIEIQQNVDLTYRMYDYGRPRVLHLEAALRVARPGPWQAPTQPYVLADARRIVAEGHKFVVEQWSGARAGTLAPGTAAWIVPLSGHGRIGTAPVEPGQTWLADEQHSLDYNGELLVAYPGSKVTEGLWVSSR
- a CDS encoding universal stress protein, whose product is MKSVLLHINQDPGQAARLAAAMEVVRAHNGQLICLQASPLDAYFFVGDPFGGSYVPSGIFETFRQNEKLEQVRIEDTLKREGIDWQWLHAEGSAAQTIIEHAKFADLIVLSQPEEKETMLPRRAPLAADVALHVQSPVLLVPTAGQRFTNSNAAMIAWNGSPEAANAIRQSRSLLRAAPKLHIVSVSEKGKKPSLDALSNYLTRYGVTAERHDWSLDGDTVANALIAAAASLEAEYIVFGAYGHSRLRETVLGGVTQDLITTSPVPLILAH